One Echeneis naucrates chromosome 1, fEcheNa1.1, whole genome shotgun sequence DNA segment encodes these proteins:
- the LOC115040433 gene encoding adenylate cyclase type 9 isoform X1 yields the protein MATVQHHRQHLMHGTEVSCDSSGDGAVTVRITNSAPHVHQHEALRAASSGGGGGCGAGSKVNPNLHKYSISSSCSSADSRPAVTSASRVHRKAPPLFERSAAQCWDPKFDSPILEEACQERCFPQTQRRFRYVLFYLAVAAVLWGVYFGVNGARCDPVTFFAPTVSFLILLVLLFLFTFTQAYTRLYNQTTLLLIAVTFAITLAPQIQTAGYTELERAGGGNATDLFSRREARHPTSCISPVGTFSLCMEVLLLLYSVLHVRLYASVMLGLLYSILFEALGWLPMFQRTYDPNEWGTGLGAPASGDTLRWLCPAKALLHLCAHVIGIHLFIMSEVRSRSTFLKVGQAIMHGKDLEVEKALKERMIHSVMPRRVADELMKQGDDEGGGENSGKRYSSGACSASALSVGGGSGGASQAQSATSPKSHPHNNHKRKKTSIPRGQIIFRPFNMKRMEPVSILFADIVGFTKMSANKSAPALVGLLNDLFGRFDRLCELTCCEKISTLGDCYYCVAGCPEPRPDHAYCCVEMGLGMIQAIEQFCQETCETVSMRVGVHTGTVLCGILGMKRFKFDVWSNDVNLANLMEQLGVAGKVHLSEATARFLDDRYQREDGQVEERAGPSVVEKLKGLRTYLISGRKVEHQDIQHGCPQVGLPCGDFSSCPQAHTPDLIPGGMQAAEPLLPHQPSDRSGPPCVSRTAALSMGAEQSEDVAVLNGCQEEQKSSSAKFIPGHCPRAVNGLLSPPMEDPVRASQCSLSDMLHEKEKKTSTSTGTGTSLGMTGGTGTAGPGMDHSALIQLRAKNFREKSDAHFVEVIREDSLMKDYFFKPPINKISLNFLERTLEKAYRSSYKEEVINLAQVQTFASSTFNSFLDVLLSCFVFLALTLACFLPPLVSPANIGPPAPAALALAPLAGLLELASLVLSIRMAFCLEEVMNCTRSLILVVSGWIPRHVIGAVLVSLPAISVLSHLTCSIHLPLQVTMFLCCATILAIIQYCNFCQLSFWMRSVLATATGVALLLMLYSPLHSSTNNSLPVHGLNISTSGDGVSELGPDPPPRPLDLLVPEAVLAFFLLLLLVWFLNREFEVSYRLHYHGNVEADKHRSKIQTMRDQAEWLLGNIIPIHVADQLKVTQSYSKNHDNVGVIFASIVNFSEFYEESYEGGKECYRVLNELIGDFDELLRKHEFKSVEKIKTIGATYMAASGLNVRQLAENDDDSPHAHLRALFNFALEMMGVLDDFNKNMLGFGFKLRIGFNHGSLTAGVIGTTKLLYDIWGDTVNIASRMDSTGVECRVQVSEESHTVLSAMGLEFDYRGTVNVKGKGQMRTFLYPKSGESVNQDHMEQPIGVGPSSLALPANKTSGPVAQVAALPSSSYFSSSTLPSPSFSKLSPEPQSTVRPSEAGPEPVPAKSIEGREEGYRDAQHLHKLSPSIDIHTLPSSEGGPETSDVQGVSQVQPAPLARQEEEDEEQEANELTQLNEEFYARL from the exons ATGGCCACCGTGCAACATCACCGGCAGCATCTCATGCACGGCACGGAAGTGAGCTGCGACTCCAGCGGGGACGGCGCCGTCACCGTGCGGATAACCAACAGCGCACCACACGTGCATCAGCATGAGGCGCTGAGGGCTGCCAgcagtggaggagggggaggctgTGGGGCTGGTAGCAAAGTTAACCCCAACCTCCACAAATACAGCAtctcttccagctgcagctctgcgGACTCCAGACCTGCCGTGACCTCCGCCTCCAGGGTGCACAGGAAGGCGCCCCCCTTGTTTGAACGCTCTGCTGCACAATGCTGGGACCCCAAGTTCGATTCTCCCATCCTGGAAGAGGCGTGCCAAGAGAGGTGCTTTCCTCAGACTCAGCGGCGCTTCCGTTATGTCCTGTTCTACCTTGCAGTGGCAGCTGTACTCTGGGGGGTGTACTTTGGGGTCAATGGTGCACGCTGCGACCCCGTGACCTTTTTTGCCCCCACTGTGTCCTTTCTGATCCTTCTAGTGCTCCTGTTTTTGTTCACATTCACCCAGGCCTACACAAGACTGTACAACCAAACCACCCTGCTCCTGATAGCGGTCACCTTCGCCATCACCCTAGCTCCACAGATTCAGACTGCTGGTTATACAGAGCTGGAGCGGGCTGGTGGCGGGAATGCCACCGATCTCTTCTCACGCAGAGAAGCACGGCATCCTACCAGTTGCATCTCCCCTGTGGgaactttttctctctgcatggaggttttgttgttgttatacaGCGTTCTCCATGTACGGTTATATGCTTCAGTTATGCTGGGGCTCCTCTATTCTATATTATTTGAGGCATTAGGATGGCTGCCAATGTTTCAAAGGACTTATGACCCTAATGAATGGGGAACAGGGTTAGGGGCTCCAGCTTCTGGAGACACACTGCGCTGGCTGTGCCCGGCCAAAGCTCTGCTTCACTTGTGCGCTCATGTAATTGGCATCCACCTGTTCATCATGTCAGAGGTGCGTTCTCGCAGCACATTTCTCAAAGTGGGCCAGGCTATCATGCATGGCAAAGACTTAGAAGTGGAGAAGGCCTTGAAGGAACGCATGATCCACTCGGTCATGCCACGTCGAGTCGCAGACGAGCTGATGAAGCAGGGTGATGACGAGGGCGGCGGTGAAAACTCTGGCAAGCGTTACTCGTCCGGTGCTTGCTCTGCGTCAGCTCTCTCAGTTGGTGGAGGTAGTGGTGGAGCTTCACAAGCCCAAAGCGCCACAAGCCCCAAAAGTCACCCTCACAACAACCACAAACGCAAGAAGACTTCCATTCCCCGCGGACAGATAATATTTAGGCCTTTCAACATGAAACGCATGGAACCTGTCAGCATCCTCTTTGCGGACATTGTGGGTTTCACCAAAATGTCTGCCAATAAGTCAGCGCCAGCCTTGGTGGGCCTCCTTAATGACCTGTTTGGGCGCTTTGATCGGCTCTGTGAACTGACGTGTTGTGAGAAGATCAGCACTCTGGGAGACTGCTATTATTGTGTAGCAGGATGTCCTGAGCCGAGACCGGATCACGCCTattgctgtgtagaaatgggTCTGGGCATGATCCAGGCCATCGAGCAGTTTTGCCAGGAGACATGTGAGACTGTCAGCATGCGTGTTGGTGTCCATACGGGCACCGTCCTGTGCGGGATCCTGGGAATGAAACGCTTCAAGTTCGACGTGTGGTCAAACGATGTCAATCTGGCTAACTTGATGGAGCAGCTGGGTGTGGCGGGTAAGGTCCACCTGTCAGAAGCCACCGCCCGTTTCCTGGATGACCGCTACCAGAGGGAGGATGGTCAAGTGGAAGAGAGAGCTGGGCCGAGCGTGGTGGAGAAACTCAAGG GACTGAGGACCTACCTGATCTCAGGGAGGAAGGTGGAACATCAGGATATACAGCATGGCTGTCCTCAGGTGGGACTGCCATGTGGAGATTTTTCGTCCTGTCCTCAAGCCCATACGCCAGACCTCATCCCTGGAGGAATGCAGGCTGCAGAGCCCCTGCTGCCCCACCAACCATCAGACAGGAGTGGG cCGCCCTGTGTGTCCCGTACTGCAGCCTTGTCAAtgggagcagagcagagtgaagatgttgctgtgttgaatGGGTGCCAGGAAGAACAAAAAAGTAGTAGTGCAAAG ttcATCCCGGGCCACTGCCCCAGGGCAGTCAACGGGCTCCTGAGTCCCCCAATGGAGGATCCAGTTCGGGCCAGCCAGTGCTCCCTGAGCGACATGCTCCacgagaaagagaagaagaccAGCACTAGCACAGGCACTGGCACCAGTCTAGGTATGACTGGTGGCACAGGGACAGCCGGTCCAGGTATGGACCATTCTGCCCTCATCCAGCTGCGTGCCAAGAACTTCAGAGAAAAGAGTGACGCCCACTTTGTGGAAGTTATCAGGGAGGACAG TCTGATGAAGGATTATTTTTTCAAGCCACCCATCAACAAGATCAGCCTCAATTTCCTAGAGAGAACTCTTGAAAAGGCCTATCGCAGCAGCTACAAAGAGGAG GTGATAAACTTGGCTCAGGTGCAGACATTTGCAAGCTCCACCTTCAACTCCTTCCTGGATGTTCTCCTCAGCTGTTTTGTCTTCCTGGCCCTGACCCTGGCCTGTTTCCTTCCACCTCTCGTGAGCCCAGCCAACATTGgccctccagctcctgctgcccTGGCCCTGGCTCCTTTGGCTGGTCTGTTGGAGCTGGCCTCTCTGGTGCTGTCCATACG CATGGCCTTTTGTTTAGAAGAAGTGATGAACTGTACCCGCTCTCTGATCTTGGTGGTCTCTGGGTGGATTCCCCGTCATGTGATAGGGGCCGTTCTGGTTTCCCTCCCTGCCATCTCTGTCTTATCCCACCTTACCTGCAGCATCCACCTACCCCTGCAG GTGACCATGTTCCTGTGCTGTGCCACCATTCTGGCCATCATCCAGTATTGTAACTTCTGTCAGTTGAGTTTTTGGATGCGCTCGGTGTTGGCCACTGCCACAGGGgttgctctgctgctgatgctgtacAGCCCGTTGCACAG CTCCACTAATAACAGCTTGCCAGTTCATGG GCTGAACATTTCCACATCAGGTGATGGTGTTTCTGAATTGGGCCCTGACCCTCCCCCACGGCCTCTTGACCTTTTGGTTCCAGAGGCTGTCTTGgctttcttccttcttcttctcctggtCTGGTTCCTCAACCGTGAGTTTGAGGTCAGCTATCGCCTCCATTACCATGGCAACGTTGAGGCTGACAAACATCGCTCCAAAATCCAGACGATGAGAGACCAGGCTGAGTGGTTACTGGGCAACATCATCCCCATTCATGTTGCTGACCAGCTCAAG GTGACACAAAGCTACTCCAAGAACCATGACAATGTGGGTGTGATCTTTGCCAGTATTGTAAACTTCAGTGAATTCTATGAAGAGAGCTATGAGGGTGGAAAAGAGTGTTACCGTGTCCTCAATGAGCTAATAGGAGACTTTGATGAGCTCCTTCGCAAACATGAATTCAAAAGCGTAGAAAAGATCAAGACAATTGGTGCCACCTATATGGCAGCGTCAGGGCTGAATGTGCGACAGCTGGCTGAGAATGATGACGACTCTCCACATGCTCACCTGAGGGCACTCTTCAACTTTGCTTTGGAAATGATGGGTGTCCTTGATGATTTCAACAAGAACATGCTAGGTTTTGGTTTCAAGCTCCGTATTGGATTCAACCATGGCTCCCTGACGGCAGGGGTGATTGGCACTACTAAGCTGCTCTATGACATTTGGGGAGACACAGTCAACATTGCCAGCCGCATGGACTCCACTGGTGTGGAATGTCGGGTGCAGGTGAGCGAGGAGAGCCACACTGTGCTTAGTGCCATGGGTTTAGAGTTTGACTACAGAGGTACAGTGAATGTCAAGGGAAAAGGTCAAATGAGGACCTTTCTGTATCCCAAAAGTGGGGAAAGTGTAAATCAAGATCACATGGAGCAACCCATCGGAGTTGGACCCTCATCTTTGGCGTTGCCGGCCAATAAGACTTCAGGACCTGTTGCCCAGGTAGCAGCTctgccttcttcttcttatttctCTTCTTCTACACTTCCTTCCCCTTCTTTTAGCAAACTCTCTCCTGAACCTCAAAGCACTGTAAGACCCTCTGAAGCAGGGCCTGAGCCAGTCCCAGCTAAGTCCAtagaagggagggaggaaggataTAGGGACGCTCAACACCTCCACAAGCTGTCCCCTTCCATAGACATTCACACCCTTCCCTCCTCTGAAGGAGGCCCAGAAACTAGTGATGTACAAGGGGTCTCCCAGGTGCAGCCTGCTCCTCTCGCACgtcaagaggaggaggatgaagagcaggAGGCCAATGAGCTAACACAACTCAACGAGGAATTTTATGCCCGTCTCTGA
- the LOC115040433 gene encoding adenylate cyclase type 9 isoform X2: MATVQHHRQHLMHGTEVSCDSSGDGAVTVRITNSAPHVHQHEALRAASSGGGGGCGAGSKVNPNLHKYSISSSCSSADSRPAVTSASRVHRKAPPLFERSAAQCWDPKFDSPILEEACQERCFPQTQRRFRYVLFYLAVAAVLWGVYFGVNGARCDPVTFFAPTVSFLILLVLLFLFTFTQAYTRLYNQTTLLLIAVTFAITLAPQIQTAGYTELERAGGGNATDLFSRREARHPTSCISPVGTFSLCMEVLLLLYSVLHVRLYASVMLGLLYSILFEALGWLPMFQRTYDPNEWGTGLGAPASGDTLRWLCPAKALLHLCAHVIGIHLFIMSEVRSRSTFLKVGQAIMHGKDLEVEKALKERMIHSVMPRRVADELMKQGDDEGGGENSGKRYSSGACSASALSVGGGSGGASQAQSATSPKSHPHNNHKRKKTSIPRGQIIFRPFNMKRMEPVSILFADIVGFTKMSANKSAPALVGLLNDLFGRFDRLCELTCCEKISTLGDCYYCVAGCPEPRPDHAYCCVEMGLGMIQAIEQFCQETCETVSMRVGVHTGTVLCGILGMKRFKFDVWSNDVNLANLMEQLGVAGKVHLSEATARFLDDRYQREDGQVEERAGPSVVEKLKGLRTYLISGRKVEHQDIQHGCPQVGLPCGDFSSCPQAHTPDLIPGGMQAAEPLLPHQPSDRSGPPCVSRTAALSMGAEQSEDVAVLNGCQEEQKSSSAKFIPGHCPRAVNGLLSPPMEDPVRASQCSLSDMLHEKEKKTSTSTGTGTSLGMTGGTGTAGPGMDHSALIQLRAKNFREKSDAHFVEVIREDSLMKDYFFKPPINKISLNFLERTLEKAYRSSYKEEVINLAQVQTFASSTFNSFLDVLLSCFVFLALTLACFLPPLVSPANIGPPAPAALALAPLAGLLELASLVLSIRMAFCLEEVMNCTRSLILVVSGWIPRHVIGAVLVSLPAISVLSHLTCSIHLPLQVTMFLCCATILAIIQYCNFCQLSFWMRSVLATATGVALLLMLYSPLHRLNISTSGDGVSELGPDPPPRPLDLLVPEAVLAFFLLLLLVWFLNREFEVSYRLHYHGNVEADKHRSKIQTMRDQAEWLLGNIIPIHVADQLKVTQSYSKNHDNVGVIFASIVNFSEFYEESYEGGKECYRVLNELIGDFDELLRKHEFKSVEKIKTIGATYMAASGLNVRQLAENDDDSPHAHLRALFNFALEMMGVLDDFNKNMLGFGFKLRIGFNHGSLTAGVIGTTKLLYDIWGDTVNIASRMDSTGVECRVQVSEESHTVLSAMGLEFDYRGTVNVKGKGQMRTFLYPKSGESVNQDHMEQPIGVGPSSLALPANKTSGPVAQVAALPSSSYFSSSTLPSPSFSKLSPEPQSTVRPSEAGPEPVPAKSIEGREEGYRDAQHLHKLSPSIDIHTLPSSEGGPETSDVQGVSQVQPAPLARQEEEDEEQEANELTQLNEEFYARL; encoded by the exons ATGGCCACCGTGCAACATCACCGGCAGCATCTCATGCACGGCACGGAAGTGAGCTGCGACTCCAGCGGGGACGGCGCCGTCACCGTGCGGATAACCAACAGCGCACCACACGTGCATCAGCATGAGGCGCTGAGGGCTGCCAgcagtggaggagggggaggctgTGGGGCTGGTAGCAAAGTTAACCCCAACCTCCACAAATACAGCAtctcttccagctgcagctctgcgGACTCCAGACCTGCCGTGACCTCCGCCTCCAGGGTGCACAGGAAGGCGCCCCCCTTGTTTGAACGCTCTGCTGCACAATGCTGGGACCCCAAGTTCGATTCTCCCATCCTGGAAGAGGCGTGCCAAGAGAGGTGCTTTCCTCAGACTCAGCGGCGCTTCCGTTATGTCCTGTTCTACCTTGCAGTGGCAGCTGTACTCTGGGGGGTGTACTTTGGGGTCAATGGTGCACGCTGCGACCCCGTGACCTTTTTTGCCCCCACTGTGTCCTTTCTGATCCTTCTAGTGCTCCTGTTTTTGTTCACATTCACCCAGGCCTACACAAGACTGTACAACCAAACCACCCTGCTCCTGATAGCGGTCACCTTCGCCATCACCCTAGCTCCACAGATTCAGACTGCTGGTTATACAGAGCTGGAGCGGGCTGGTGGCGGGAATGCCACCGATCTCTTCTCACGCAGAGAAGCACGGCATCCTACCAGTTGCATCTCCCCTGTGGgaactttttctctctgcatggaggttttgttgttgttatacaGCGTTCTCCATGTACGGTTATATGCTTCAGTTATGCTGGGGCTCCTCTATTCTATATTATTTGAGGCATTAGGATGGCTGCCAATGTTTCAAAGGACTTATGACCCTAATGAATGGGGAACAGGGTTAGGGGCTCCAGCTTCTGGAGACACACTGCGCTGGCTGTGCCCGGCCAAAGCTCTGCTTCACTTGTGCGCTCATGTAATTGGCATCCACCTGTTCATCATGTCAGAGGTGCGTTCTCGCAGCACATTTCTCAAAGTGGGCCAGGCTATCATGCATGGCAAAGACTTAGAAGTGGAGAAGGCCTTGAAGGAACGCATGATCCACTCGGTCATGCCACGTCGAGTCGCAGACGAGCTGATGAAGCAGGGTGATGACGAGGGCGGCGGTGAAAACTCTGGCAAGCGTTACTCGTCCGGTGCTTGCTCTGCGTCAGCTCTCTCAGTTGGTGGAGGTAGTGGTGGAGCTTCACAAGCCCAAAGCGCCACAAGCCCCAAAAGTCACCCTCACAACAACCACAAACGCAAGAAGACTTCCATTCCCCGCGGACAGATAATATTTAGGCCTTTCAACATGAAACGCATGGAACCTGTCAGCATCCTCTTTGCGGACATTGTGGGTTTCACCAAAATGTCTGCCAATAAGTCAGCGCCAGCCTTGGTGGGCCTCCTTAATGACCTGTTTGGGCGCTTTGATCGGCTCTGTGAACTGACGTGTTGTGAGAAGATCAGCACTCTGGGAGACTGCTATTATTGTGTAGCAGGATGTCCTGAGCCGAGACCGGATCACGCCTattgctgtgtagaaatgggTCTGGGCATGATCCAGGCCATCGAGCAGTTTTGCCAGGAGACATGTGAGACTGTCAGCATGCGTGTTGGTGTCCATACGGGCACCGTCCTGTGCGGGATCCTGGGAATGAAACGCTTCAAGTTCGACGTGTGGTCAAACGATGTCAATCTGGCTAACTTGATGGAGCAGCTGGGTGTGGCGGGTAAGGTCCACCTGTCAGAAGCCACCGCCCGTTTCCTGGATGACCGCTACCAGAGGGAGGATGGTCAAGTGGAAGAGAGAGCTGGGCCGAGCGTGGTGGAGAAACTCAAGG GACTGAGGACCTACCTGATCTCAGGGAGGAAGGTGGAACATCAGGATATACAGCATGGCTGTCCTCAGGTGGGACTGCCATGTGGAGATTTTTCGTCCTGTCCTCAAGCCCATACGCCAGACCTCATCCCTGGAGGAATGCAGGCTGCAGAGCCCCTGCTGCCCCACCAACCATCAGACAGGAGTGGG cCGCCCTGTGTGTCCCGTACTGCAGCCTTGTCAAtgggagcagagcagagtgaagatgttgctgtgttgaatGGGTGCCAGGAAGAACAAAAAAGTAGTAGTGCAAAG ttcATCCCGGGCCACTGCCCCAGGGCAGTCAACGGGCTCCTGAGTCCCCCAATGGAGGATCCAGTTCGGGCCAGCCAGTGCTCCCTGAGCGACATGCTCCacgagaaagagaagaagaccAGCACTAGCACAGGCACTGGCACCAGTCTAGGTATGACTGGTGGCACAGGGACAGCCGGTCCAGGTATGGACCATTCTGCCCTCATCCAGCTGCGTGCCAAGAACTTCAGAGAAAAGAGTGACGCCCACTTTGTGGAAGTTATCAGGGAGGACAG TCTGATGAAGGATTATTTTTTCAAGCCACCCATCAACAAGATCAGCCTCAATTTCCTAGAGAGAACTCTTGAAAAGGCCTATCGCAGCAGCTACAAAGAGGAG GTGATAAACTTGGCTCAGGTGCAGACATTTGCAAGCTCCACCTTCAACTCCTTCCTGGATGTTCTCCTCAGCTGTTTTGTCTTCCTGGCCCTGACCCTGGCCTGTTTCCTTCCACCTCTCGTGAGCCCAGCCAACATTGgccctccagctcctgctgcccTGGCCCTGGCTCCTTTGGCTGGTCTGTTGGAGCTGGCCTCTCTGGTGCTGTCCATACG CATGGCCTTTTGTTTAGAAGAAGTGATGAACTGTACCCGCTCTCTGATCTTGGTGGTCTCTGGGTGGATTCCCCGTCATGTGATAGGGGCCGTTCTGGTTTCCCTCCCTGCCATCTCTGTCTTATCCCACCTTACCTGCAGCATCCACCTACCCCTGCAG GTGACCATGTTCCTGTGCTGTGCCACCATTCTGGCCATCATCCAGTATTGTAACTTCTGTCAGTTGAGTTTTTGGATGCGCTCGGTGTTGGCCACTGCCACAGGGgttgctctgctgctgatgctgtacAGCCCGTTGCACAG GCTGAACATTTCCACATCAGGTGATGGTGTTTCTGAATTGGGCCCTGACCCTCCCCCACGGCCTCTTGACCTTTTGGTTCCAGAGGCTGTCTTGgctttcttccttcttcttctcctggtCTGGTTCCTCAACCGTGAGTTTGAGGTCAGCTATCGCCTCCATTACCATGGCAACGTTGAGGCTGACAAACATCGCTCCAAAATCCAGACGATGAGAGACCAGGCTGAGTGGTTACTGGGCAACATCATCCCCATTCATGTTGCTGACCAGCTCAAG GTGACACAAAGCTACTCCAAGAACCATGACAATGTGGGTGTGATCTTTGCCAGTATTGTAAACTTCAGTGAATTCTATGAAGAGAGCTATGAGGGTGGAAAAGAGTGTTACCGTGTCCTCAATGAGCTAATAGGAGACTTTGATGAGCTCCTTCGCAAACATGAATTCAAAAGCGTAGAAAAGATCAAGACAATTGGTGCCACCTATATGGCAGCGTCAGGGCTGAATGTGCGACAGCTGGCTGAGAATGATGACGACTCTCCACATGCTCACCTGAGGGCACTCTTCAACTTTGCTTTGGAAATGATGGGTGTCCTTGATGATTTCAACAAGAACATGCTAGGTTTTGGTTTCAAGCTCCGTATTGGATTCAACCATGGCTCCCTGACGGCAGGGGTGATTGGCACTACTAAGCTGCTCTATGACATTTGGGGAGACACAGTCAACATTGCCAGCCGCATGGACTCCACTGGTGTGGAATGTCGGGTGCAGGTGAGCGAGGAGAGCCACACTGTGCTTAGTGCCATGGGTTTAGAGTTTGACTACAGAGGTACAGTGAATGTCAAGGGAAAAGGTCAAATGAGGACCTTTCTGTATCCCAAAAGTGGGGAAAGTGTAAATCAAGATCACATGGAGCAACCCATCGGAGTTGGACCCTCATCTTTGGCGTTGCCGGCCAATAAGACTTCAGGACCTGTTGCCCAGGTAGCAGCTctgccttcttcttcttatttctCTTCTTCTACACTTCCTTCCCCTTCTTTTAGCAAACTCTCTCCTGAACCTCAAAGCACTGTAAGACCCTCTGAAGCAGGGCCTGAGCCAGTCCCAGCTAAGTCCAtagaagggagggaggaaggataTAGGGACGCTCAACACCTCCACAAGCTGTCCCCTTCCATAGACATTCACACCCTTCCCTCCTCTGAAGGAGGCCCAGAAACTAGTGATGTACAAGGGGTCTCCCAGGTGCAGCCTGCTCCTCTCGCACgtcaagaggaggaggatgaagagcaggAGGCCAATGAGCTAACACAACTCAACGAGGAATTTTATGCCCGTCTCTGA